The following DNA comes from Henckelia pumila isolate YLH828 unplaced genomic scaffold, ASM3356847v2 CTG_461:::fragment_3, whole genome shotgun sequence.
GGAAGAAGATACCTCGTGAATTGATCTGTTGATCTATTATATTTTATCGGAATCTCGGGATTTCTCCCTTTGGTCCGTTTATAATTCAGTATGCTAGGATGGCGCCTGATAGTGTTGGTTCAATATAACAAATGCTAGGCATGTGATTGAATTCAAGTGAGTTGCTTGTGCTAAGATTTTATGCTTTGGTTCTGTTTCCTAGTTGCAAATTATCTGCACGGGTTGGAACTTCTTTTTTGTTTATGGTACAGCTTGATTGAATCATGAGTTATTGCAGCATAAACCTATTTCATTTAAATTTATTGTCTTCTTGATACCTGTATATTGATCTAGTGTTGAAATTTGTTGCCATGACTTCATCTCTGTGAATTTGCAGTTAGATGCATTTTTTTTGTGTAATTTAATCACCGGTATTCGGTAACGATCTTTTTGTCGCCCTTTATGTAACTGGTTTCTTTTTCCCATCTCCTACACACTCTCAGGGTTCAATGTAGATCTGGCATGTGTACGACACCTCTTCATGTCACATCTTCACAGTTGGTGGCTAGCGAAGTCTTTCCACTTCCAGTGATAAAGGGCCTTCTTTATCCTGGAGCCATCGTAAATGGTCTCATCAGTAACATGACTGTGCCAAGCTGGAATAATCTGCTAAACTTCTACAACTTGACTGACATAAAAGAGGCCTCTGCAGTAACTGATCTGCAGCGATTGGAGGTTTGGCTTTGGCTTCTCTTCTCCCACATCTCTATCATTTCTTCTATCATAGCTTCATGTGATTGGGAGTTCTTTATCTATTCCTAGTAAAATAATgtacacgcgttgcgtgtgcaCAGTAACAATCAACATGATTTTACGAGAGAAGTTATATTTTAGATGAGATAAGTTATATATAGTGGGATGAATGCACAATAACAATCAACATGATTTTATGAGAGAAGTTATATTTAGTAGGGGGATTGGatagttgtgaaaaaaaaaatgagaaaagagGGGTAAAATGGGAAAGAAAAAATGGTGTACTCAAGAAACGATTTTTATAACATgctcaactattataaaatagtagaGATATATTAAATTGAACATGCTTCCATGGGAACAAAAATGACTTTTCTATCCTACACTTCATCATTATTATCAGACATTAGGCATTATATATGTAGTAGATAAGATTCATAGACATCATTCTTCACAATTTACCAATATTGTTACTGTTGTAAATTTTCAAAGGAGAGCCCTCACTATGTGGTCTCTAAATGTGCTCTTCCTTTAGGGTCGTGGGATTTGAAATATTCAACTCGTATTCTGTGAAGTTGAATTGTTTCTTGTTTTGCTAGTAAATTGGTTACTAAAAAGCAACCATTTCAGTGATTGAAAATTTTACTTCTCCTTTTCCCCATTGCGATTTGCTTTTCTTGAAAGATTGTTCTAATCGCTGGATCAGGTTCTTGCGGGAAGTTACTTCAGTGTTGCTGGTTCACTGGTTGGTGTTATAAAACCAGGAAGGATGAGTATGTTTGGAACACTTCTTATTGTGTGGGGTCTTGTTAAGGAAGGGATTCTTGGAAAGCAAGCTAGCACGGATCCGACAAAGGCTGTATTTGTGTACCCAACAATGTTAATAGCCTTGGTTTGTGCTTTCTTGTCTGTCAAATATGATTTGAAGAAGGCAGTGAGAAGTGCCCCACCTCGACCTGTTGTTAAGCCTCTGAAGAGCTCTTCAAAATCCAAGTTGAAATGATCTAGAGATGCAACATGTAGGCAACAGTGGGATACTCTCTCTCTTAATGAAGGGTCAAATCTGGCTACCCAGATTCCCTCAAGATGCCTCGAACCAATCAAGGTCGTGTTTGCCAGGTGCTTGCTAACTGAGTATCTTGTCTTGTGACGATTTTATAGTATTTATTTTCTTCCTTTTCTAGCTTATCTATCACTATCATTGAATGTATCGGTTGCTGACTTCTACTTTCtccgagtttgcaaatttgtTACTTGATTGTTTTTATGCCAATTTAGGAAGGAAGTATGTCATACCAGAAACAAATTTATGTGTGATCCTGGGGAAATTTTTTATACTTGGCCGTCCACTTTGGTATTGACATAGGAAATTCAACACAAGCCTTTTATTCTTCTGCCACTCGTGTCATAAGCTTGTACTATCCCTTTATTGGAATTTTCAGAGGTTCGATCTGACCATGATCAGAGAAATTCACTCACGAACTAACGAATATTATTTGATGTCACATATCTTTATGTTAGTTTATAACTGTGAGGTATTAAATTTTGTGGCTTTTGGTTACGCGATCACACATAGAAATAACTAGTCGTGTGTCATCCTGGAAACTTGGGGACCATATCTGCTTCTATTTTTAGGGGAACAACATTCAAGCCATGATCTTTAACATAgaagaaaattaagaattaaattTTGTACTTTATTAGAATCAAGACAAGACCATTCTAGCATTTGGACCCCACCGATTataatgcaaaaacaatattccTGAAATGCACCTACTACCCTAAAGCAGGTCAAAAGCTTTGATGCCATCTTCTGGCCTCTTTTGTTGTTCTTTAGCTTGGAAACCTCTGTATTATGGCCCCTGTCAGCAATATATATATTGCAAATGAAATCAACAACTCCTCAACATATTATCGTTAAGATGGCTAGTTTGAGTAGGTCTGCAAGATCATTTAGAAGGCAAGGTTCCTCAGGATTAGTGTGGGATGATGATGAGCTAGCAGGTGGATTTTATCAATTTGTGCAGACAGAAGGGAAGTTGGGTGAACTAAGGCACTGTCATAGTCTCGGTGGTGACGGTGGCGGTGCGACTCTGGTGGATCAAGGTGGTTTAAAGGCAGCACCACACGTTTACAACCGTAGTGTATCCGCTCCAATCACACACCCAAGACTGCCTAAATTTGTTAGAAAAATTGTACTTGCAGGGTTCTTTGGAAAACCTCCCAAGTCTGGAGAGCATGCCAAGTGAgattttttattagtttttttttttaaacaaaaaaagtaATTTAAAACTCGACGTATAATTGATGACGGGCATGAGAGGgctatgtgtttttttttttttttgacaggtAAATTGTAAGTTTTATTAAGAACTAGTAGAGTCTTTTGtttcttttaattttcttttttgttGGTATTTTATTTAACTGCAAAAAAGGGTATCATAGTCTGTCGTATAAAACTTGTCGAGTACGGTTTACCTTACTAGTGTAGTTTGCAATCTATTGCGTTAATTTGAGAGTTTACCCAGTGCGCACTGAAAGGTAGCGGTTGCTGGTTCTCACGTCataataatctttaaaaaaatatcttgtatgattggatttgttgcAACTGCGTGATGATGATATTAGATTTTACCAATACCTGAAATTCGTTCCAAGTCGTGAGCTAATTAAACTGATTAATACTAATCATTTAGTACttgtattattaaaaaatttatttataatagttATAAAACCCGGAATACATAATATCTAACAAAAACCTTATAATCGGTGCGATCAAGTGGTTCGTAATTAATACCTCGgtagatttttttttgaaacggATTACTTAATTATATATAGAATAAAAAATTACTCTCTCTTTTTTGattatatagtttttttttatacatattaagaaaaataattgaaaaaacaaatttcgtacaaacttcttattttatccctatttaatgtattcaaAAAAATGATTGCATAATTTTCAAAGTGTAGTGAATAGGAGTATATTAGTAAatgattataaaaaaatattagtaaatatgatatatgtctatatatttggaacaaaaaatatatatatataacctatATTATTAGGACGGGGGAGTAATTCTTTTTAATATGTGAGATGGTCTTACCAGAACTTTTGTGATcaataacaaattttttttttacatcaaAAAACAATTTTGTGCTCAATAACAATATAGACTATATATTGGTGTAtggattcaatacaaaaataGCGCTATCaacatataaaataaaatttcattaactacaaaaatttataaaactctGGTAAGCTTGCATgtgcttaaatttttttaaacagtAATCATTCATTAATTTGAAGGAGTAAAAGTCATGATATACAATCTCCAATAACCAATTGGGCAAAATATTACCACTAGATCagtcttaaacagtaaacaaaCATTAGTATTCAAAGAAGTGGAGGATATTGAACAAGCTTGCGCCTAGGGGTGTAATCGAGTCAAGTCGAGTAGCACACTACTCGAGCTTGAGCTCGTCTATATCTCGAACTTCGATTAGTAGCACTACAAAACCGAAGCACTTCGAACACTTCAAAGTGTTTTAGAAACTCAGACTCTAAACTCAGAAGTATGAGTATGCAAGAGGAAAGAAGAGAATCAGAAATGAGCGAGTTGGAATGAATGCAGAtgaggtctatttatagacgttggAAGGCTGCCTCGGACAGTCGCACCGCTTCACTGCACACATGGCCGAGGAGACGCAATGGTTCGGTCTGAAGAGACGCACCCGTTCAGTCGAAATGACGCACTGGTTCGGACCAAAAGGTCGCGTCCGTTTGTGAAAAGTTGCACTGTTTCGGGCTGAATGGTTGCACTGATTCggaagcaaaaataaaatatttaattgatttttgtccaaaaaaatttatatcatgTTAAAGCCCAGCCCACGCCCATGTCCGGTCCGTGCCGAGCCGGCCGGCCGGTCGGACGGACGGCGGCGCGCGTGTGGCtaatggttcgaacctagcaTAGTCTAGGTCTGCTCCCTTAAACAAACATGGGTACCCCTTGGGACCCCAACTCATTGTCTCAATTTAGGCTATATATGTAGACATTTATTGCCACATTTTACCAATGTGGGACTATGAGCATCAATGTCTCATTCACCATCTTTATTCCAACAACAATTGTCAAAcaatttttccaacaatcccccacatgaatgtgaTTTATGCGAATATGTATGCATATGCTAAAACAGAGTTTCTTACGAAAAATTATTGCATGGAGAGAGGTAGCTTGCGGCTTTGAACCTTCCTTAGtgaaatactatcggatttactaggcTGCCTAGTGAacgtgatgtcttgaactattcAGTTGTtgatgtaaaccaagacaacagTATTCACACAATAATTTTTCACACACTTTATTTGTTCTCACGGTTTTGTCCGTTTTGGCCCTGGACAACATCTTGGATTCTTAAGTGTTTCATTGAAGCGGCCCGTCTTCACACTTAAATAGGTGACCTCCTATTATATGAGTATCCTGTCATACTCTATTTCTTATAAAaatataggaatcattaaaagtttGTTAAAATTTAACATCACTACTTGCACAGGTTGCACTTTTATCCTAGGAATGAGAATAGAACGAAGTTCTAAGCGCACACGAACATTCATAACTTGATtttcccattgaaccaagatcttgggatctccaatcTACAAGGTTGGGTTTCCGCTATGAATTATCCTTTAATTTTGTAGGTTTTAATCACATtcctcttgataagcagtttacTTGATCTCTTCCTAAACCTTTTGTCAACGGATCCGCTAAGTTATCTTTTCAACTGCGATAACCTCATTTGAGATCAACTGCCTAATGGTATTATGTCTTCGACGTATGTGTCTtgacttaccattatacatactactttgtgcccTACCTATAGCCGACTGACTATCGCAATGTATCATTATTGCTGGCACTGGTTTTGTCCAACACGGAATATCTTCTAGGAAATTACGAAGCCATTCCGCTTCTTCTCCTGCTTTGTCTAAGGCTATGAATTCCGATTTCATAGTTGAACGAGCTATACATGTTTGTTTAGAGGAGTTCCACGGCACTGCTCCTCCACCGATGGTTAACACATATCCACTTGTGGACTTGGAGTCTTTTgtgtcagaaatccaatttgcatcacaatatccttcaAGTACAGAAGGATGTGTTGCATAATGTAATCCATAGTCCATTGAAtactttaagtatttaaatactctttccaatgctttccaatgatcatgactaggattacttgtgaatctactcaatttatttattgagtaagCAATATCAGGACGAACACAATTTGTAATATACATTAAACTTCTAATAATCCTTGCATATTGCTGTTGAGATACGGGTTCACCATGATTTTTAGATAAATGTAAATTTAAATCTACGGGTGATCTAACCGGCGTAACATCATACGCATTGAATTTCCTAAGTACTTTCTCAATATAATGAGATTGTATTAGGGTAATTCCTTCAGACGTTTTTTCAatcttaattcctaagataaTGTCTGCTTTTCCCATATCTTTCATGTCAAAATGTTTTGTCAACATTTTCTTAATAGTCATGATGACATCATGGCTACTTCCCATAACAAGCATGTCGTCTACATATagacaaacaattacatatgagTTAGGTGTGCTCTTTATATAAACACATATATCACACTCGTTAATCTTGAATCCATTTGACATCATTGTTTTGTCAAACTTTTCATGCCATTGTTTAGGAGCTTGTTttagcccatacaatgatttaaCGAGTTTGCACACTTTCTTTTCTTGACCAGGAGCTATAAAACCTTCAGGTTGttccatatatatttcttcttccaactcaccatttaaaaataccgtctttacatccatttgatgaatTTCGAGATTATTTAAAGCTAAAATTGCTATAAGTGCTCGAATAGACGTTATTCTTGTAACAGGTGAATATGTATTGAAGAAATCCAACCCTTATTTTTGTCTAAATCCTTTACCCACTAaccttgctttgtatttttcaacagatccatcagctttgtattttctttttaggatccatttgcatcctaaaGGTTTGCTTCCTGGTGGAAGATCTACTAATTCCCAAGTATGATtttgcatgatggaatctatttcGCTGTTTATGGCCTCTTTCCAAAGCGGGGCGTCAGGACTAAATAACGCTTCGcttaaggtccttggatcattttctattgcataactaagaaaatcaggaccaaaagTTTTAGCTATCTTAGCTCTCTTACTACGCCTTGGTTCTTCACTTTCATGAGTTTCCTCATTAGTAGATTCATGAATTCTTTTGGAAGagctcttttcttttccttctttacaAGGAAAGACGTTCTCAAAAAATGCAGCATTCCTCGATTCAATAATGGTATTTTCATGTATATCAGGAATCACTGACTTGTGCACTAGGAATCTATATGCACTACTGTTGTTTGCATATCCAATGAAGATGCAATATACAGTCTTAGGTCCAATCTTcacttgttttggctttggtatttctactttcgccaaacacccccacactttcaagtatttgtatGAGGGCTTATGTCCTTTCCACAATTCGTAAGGAGtttcattcttctttttatatgaaattttgttaagaatatGATTTGCCGAAAGGATTGCTTCCCCCCACAAGTTTTGGGGTAATCCAGAACTTATTAGCATGGCATTCATAATCTCCTTAAGAGTACGGTTTTTCCTTTCCGCAACACCATTAGATTGTGGTGAATAAGGAGCAGTTGTTTGATGAAAAATGCCAGattcattgcaaaattcttcaaaaggagCAACATATTCACCTCCTCTATCACTACGAATTTTCTTGATTCGTTTGCCTAATTGATTTTCAACTTTATTCTTATATGTCTTAAATGCTTCAAGAGCTTCATCTTTGCTTCTTAAAAGAAACACATAACAGAATCGTGTGCAATCATCTATGAATGTAATAAAGTACTTTTTCCCACCTCTAGTTTGTACAAACTTTAAATCACAAACATCAGTGTGAATTAGTTCTAGAGGTATTGTACTTCTTTCCACTGTATGAAAATGTACTTTAGTTAATTTAACTTCAACACATACTTCACATTTGTAGTTTGAATCAATCTTAGTTCTTGGAATAAGATTTAATTTTCCAAGTTTTCTCAAAGtattgaagttaacatgtcctaatctaGTATGCTATAAATTAAAACATTCAACCAAATAATTCAAAGCATTAACTTTATTACTTTCAAACTCGCGAAGTACAGTCATTACATTCATCTTTAACAGTCCCTTTTCTATATATCCTTTTCCTAGGAACTGTCTATTTTTCATGATTACAACTTTGTCGGCTTCAAACACTATTCTAAATCCGGCCTTGACCAGTCTAGATCCCGATACAAGATTCTTTCTTATGTCCGAAACATGGAGGACATCGATGGGAGTAAGCTCATTTCCCGAAGTCATCTTGATCACCACTTTGCCTAAACCAACGATGTTGGAAGTTGCATTGTTACTCATATAGAGTTGTCTTCCACTTATAGGAGTATACTTCGAGAATAACTCCTTGTCAGCACAAACATGTCGTGTTGCTCCAGTGTCGATATACCATTCTCTAGGATGATCAACCATGTTAGCCTCGAAGACTACTGCTGATAGATCTATTTCAGACAAGTCAATAGGCACATATTTGTGTTGAACAACATTTGCTCGATACTGATTGTCCTTCTTTGGTAAGCGACAATCCTTGGCCTTGTGGCTGAATGGTTGCACAGATTCTTGGGAGGCAGCTTCTGCAATTTACTTGCCCATTGAGATCTTGGGGGGGTGGATGACGACTTGGCGAAAGAGATTCAATCTTGTCTGGGATCTTCGGCCTTCTTGTTTGTCAAGCACGTCCGTAGAAGTGCTAATGGAGTGGCTCACTACTTAGCCCAGGAGGGCTCTTAACTCTTTGTCTAGTTTCGAATTTACTTGTGAGAGTGTACCTTCTTGGTTTGTAAACTTTGCTTTTAGGGAGTTCGTCCCTCTTTAATTTAATGTTgtttatctaaaaaaaaaaagatttcgtgcttaatttaaaattaaataaatagtaaTGAGCATATGCATAGGTTGAGTTCAACTTACTCGTGTCTGTCATGTTCGGAAAACTTCGATGCAACCACAAAAGTTCAactttttaatagggatatttgaTTTGACTCTTGAAAAGTATGTTTTCACTGTAAAAGTGTTAATTGCGTATTTTTTTAAGGGAAATGCTATATGTACATAGAaggttacacgttgggttacacacTTCACATGAATTTACCAAATTATCCCtccattttatttgaaaaaattctttCCAAAATACATCAAGGATATTTATGTAATGTCAAGTGTAacgtgtaacccaacgtgtaactTTTCGTGTACATGTAACATTacctttttttaatatatattgatttacataaaaaaaacatttgatccaaaaaaaaattaattattattatttaacctattttattatttatttaaccttaaaaaataaaaataaaaatggaaaGTTGCGGGCGGTACTAAAATTTGGACACAAACTAGGTAGGAGCGCACTTTTTATGGTCCAAATTTCTACTCGAGTCTTTACAGTCCGATCACAGATGAATCCAAGGGCTCAAATTCATCCACGATGCCCACCGATTCGCCTTTGATTAATCCAACACGTTATGGCTCAGAAGGCTTCCACGCTACCGCCTCCACATCCGTCCGATCGAGAAACGATCCGACGGCCACTGTAACGTCGGCCCTTCTCATCTTCTTCCCTATATGCTCTTATTGGAAACATTAATGTCCCGCTCTTTTCGCTCTGACAACTAAATATCTATTTCTCTAAATTCTCCAGCTTTCTCTCTCTACGACATTTTGGTTTCTCTCTCTACATTCTATATTTCATTCTTTTTTATTTGGCTTAGTGTGAGGGGAAGGGAGATGATGCAAGAGCAAGCTACGAGTTCTATTGCGGCCAACTCCTTGCCTTCGAGTAGCGAGAGATCGTCTAGCTCTGCTCTTAATGTTGAAGTCAAAGAAGGTTTTTTTATCCTGTTTAATCTTTAGAATACCATGTTTACTGGTTCTAAAAATCTTTACTTGGAATGACCCTCTTGTCAAGATTGCGTCTTTTATATTTCTTACTATTTTGGGAAAGGATTTTTGTACGTTTGTGTCTTCTTCATCGGCTGACTGCAGATCATGAGCTGAATTGTCTTGAAAAGTTGTTATCTTGTGTAGATATCACCTCCATTTCTGACTAATGCGTGCAGATTCTTTAGTTTCTTAAAtatgttgtacttctggttttaGGAGGGATTCAGATTCAGACAAAATTCTTATGCTGGTTCTGAGAATCTGAAACCTGTGATTATTGTCATATTTGAAAAACTGGCGCTGCAAAGAGATGTTTTACTTTTATATTCTTGCATATTGTACGGTCTATAAATATTTTGTGGAACTTGATGAAGGAATGGAGAGCGATGATGAATTAAGAAGAGTGCCCGAAATGGGTGGCGAGGCAGTTGGTCTGATGGCTTCCGGTGGTTCAGTTGGCGGACAGGTTCAGCAATCAACAAGCGGTTCAAGAAGGAGAGGAAGAAGTCCAGCTGACAAAGAGAACAAGAGGTTAAAAAGGTGGTTGAATGCTGATTAAGGCCTATCTTATCCAATCAAATATTGTCATTTCATCACTGATCCCCCACTTAAATATTTGAACCCAACGTTGAGTTAGCATCAATTATTTGTGATCATTGATTGTCAGTAAGGATAGGAATGCCTTTTGTGATTTTTGCTCGATTTTCCTAGGTTGTTGAGGAACCGAGTATCAGCTCAGCAAGCAAGGGAGAGGAAGAAGGCACACTTGATTGACTTGGAGGGAAGGGTGAAAGAGTTGGAGACTAAGAATGCTGAACTTGAAGAAAGGCTTTCCACTTTGCAAAATGAGAACCAAATGCTTAGACAGGTTCATTTTCATATAGGCACTCGTGTTCTGAAATTCTTGCATTTTATTATTGTGTAATAAATAAGGTATGTGTTGCTGCTTGATATTTGTTACAGTCAAGAGTATTTTTACTCATTCTCTGCTAGAATCATGATGGTTTTGAAATTTAGGTTGCTTGCAGTTTACATGTGCTTTATATGATTGCATGGAGTAATAAGGGATGTTTCTGGATTCACTTGATTGTAATTTTTCCTTTTTGTAGTTATTCAATGTTTTGTGTTAAGACTTCATGCGTGCTACGTTAAACCTTAAGCTTTAGAACAGTACCCAAACCTAAATAACTAGTATTATAGGTGGGATGATCTCCCAAACTCGTTGGACACTCCACAATTTCTTGTGGAGCCCTTACTTGATCGTAACATTCCCTACACCTTGAGGCCCATGATGGCCCACTCTAGACTCTGCTTCAAACGTATAATGTGAGCATGAGCCACATTATTAATAGTAAACCGATGAAGGTTCTTTTTCTTATCATTCCTTTCATTGTGGTGATTCTCAATGAGAACACCTTTACTAGGTCAGGAAAAGCCGAAAGGAGAGTGTATACACAATAGATTAATCATACAGGTTTAAGAGTTTCTCGAACTGCATGGTCACCCCACAATTTTTTGTAGAAATGTGGATCATTGCATACTACATGTGTTTTTGTCTACATGGCTAAAATATCATGACAACTATAGCTGGCCTCGACGAGATTTAAGTTTGTATGTCATTTGTGGTGGACTTTATAATTTGCTTTTACCTTTCTATGTTTTTCAACTGATAGCTAGGTTGGTAGGTCTCTTGATTATGTAGATAATACAGTTATTTAATCATGGGGAGATTATCACCTTGTCCCAGATAACTTGCACGTGTACTCTCTTCAAACATCCACGCTTTGAGTTCTTGTAAGACTATCACGTGTAACTATTAATGGCATTCTACTCTTTCAAATCTGAGAGTTAAGCTATACTGTAGCAATTTCAAGTTTTCTTCAATTCCGAGTAAAACACCTCAAAGTTGGCCTCcttcaacaaccattggtgaaCTTTGAGGAAGAGGATATATTTCTTGAAGTTTTTTCCCCTCATTGAAAGCATTCCCTCTCCAGTACAATGAACACACTAGTCTTTCAAGGATTTGCTTTCCTTGATAGCATTCTGTGATCAACGATGGAAGTTCAAAGAAAATATATGTTTGCCCAAAAAATATCTTTAGAGCCCATTCATCCCTAAAGCAAGGTACTGGATTTTATTTGTATCATGAAATGATGGTTTTGAATCCCATGGACCGGCTGTCTCAATCTCATATCAGCGTCTGACTGTATACAATTGGTAACCATGTATTGTTGATTGATGTCTATAATATGTTGTATTGATCATACATGTAATGACAACAAATACAAGGAAAGTTTCGATCTTGATTTTTACGCGAAGCTCGTAAATGTTTTTGCTACAGATACTTAAGAATACAACTGCGGCCGGCTCGCAGGAAGGCAGAAAGTAGATTGTTCTTCAGATCTTCAAGAAAAGAGATCAAGTGCCATTACAATTTTTCTTTCTCACTTGATGATGGTTTTAATGTAGTGTGGAGATGGAAGAGGAAATGAAATGATTTAGGAAATGTTTGCCTAATTTGCTTGTTTTTTCTGACTTGTAATGCTGTAATCCAAATTTTCTCTAatgtttattatatatatttctcaTGAAATATCTGAAAATGTTGTGTTAGTGACACTTTCTAAATCTGGGTTCAGCGTTGCAGgggaattaaaataaattttcttttAGGAATTTAACATCAAATTTAATAGGATGGAATTGCACATGTCGTGTGTTGTTTTACTCATTTTGCACATGGAGAGAATTTACTCGTTttgtgctttttttttttttttctttttttcttttttttaatctatACATCAACATTGAATTGCTATAAATATGAGACATGTTGAATTGCTATAAATATGAGACTAATGGGTGTTGGGTATGCCCAAGTAATAGCAAGTCTTCTATTAAATTATTTCATTGATGTTTATACGAACGTGATATGAGTTACTTGACTCATATCTGTCATAaaacgtaatatttttttatgagtttAGTTGATTAAGAAATCAATAATTATCTGGAACTAATAATCATCTACTTATTTCATCTCGGTTTGTATCTTTCAGAAATATTGAAAGAGTGTTAGTAAAAAAATATGCTTTTGTAgaaatgattaaatttataaattataagaaAACGAAAAAGAATCAAATGTTGATAGTGTTCGGAAACAAAAGTGAAAAACTAAAAATCAagttaggtagtgtttgataaataagtgattacaatgattttagttttgattttttttattagaatcacttttggagaatcataatcatcatatgactaatttttgaattttaattaaattaagcaTAAGTTAACACATAATTTGAGTTTAAAGAACACATAAGATtgtttttttaagtcaaaatttgatgatttttttaatgattgcAAACAATCTCTTAGTATAAAATCATTAATCATATACTTTTAGTAAATTGTTAAGCAGAGTCGTACCTGAGTTTGGAAGCTTGAGGCAAAAGATAAAATATGGGTCCTCTTATT
Coding sequences within:
- the LOC140871750 gene encoding uncharacterized protein isoform X1: MANASTSTPASPPSTKGRWDNLSTHASRIFFFLIILQVPLFRVQCRSGMCTTPLHVTSSQLVASEVFPLPVIKGLLYPGAIVNGLISNMTVPSWNNLLNFYNLTDIKEASAVTDLQRLEVLAGSYFSVAGSLVGVIKPGRMSMFGTLLIVWGLVKEGILGKQASTDPTKAVFVYPTMLIALVCAFLSVKYDLKKAVRSAPPRPVVKPLKSSSKSKLK
- the LOC140871750 gene encoding uncharacterized protein isoform X2, with product MANASTSTPASPPSTKGRWDNLSTHASRIFFFLIILQVPLFRSGMCTTPLHVTSSQLVASEVFPLPVIKGLLYPGAIVNGLISNMTVPSWNNLLNFYNLTDIKEASAVTDLQRLEVLAGSYFSVAGSLVGVIKPGRMSMFGTLLIVWGLVKEGILGKQASTDPTKAVFVYPTMLIALVCAFLSVKYDLKKAVRSAPPRPVVKPLKSSSKSKLK
- the LOC140872100 gene encoding transcription factor HY5 is translated as MMQEQATSSIAANSLPSSSERSSSSALNVEVKEGMESDDELRRVPEMGGEAVGLMASGGSVGGQVQQSTSGSRRRGRSPADKENKRLKRLLRNRVSAQQARERKKAHLIDLEGRVKELETKNAELEERLSTLQNENQMLRQILKNTTAAGSQEGRK